In Bacteroidales bacterium, one DNA window encodes the following:
- a CDS encoding cbb3-type cytochrome c oxidase subunit I, whose translation MSYINTLMNGELGLFKHTSLTPMQKITLRFVVVGLLYYGLVVIEGMIMRMYAVTPIDAVTTNQYFAILTAHPLVGIFGSTYSIVFGAFLFLVPFLMNKPLWSIKMANWTFWCIAIGTFIFWAAGFISHYAPLYTLYWPLPADFTQFSVVGGTFFILGIAIVMVGTVLFVINIFKTIVYTPDGWQKQPVAALMGSAFGYSGLKNLFKKKEDRKEHLVSLPVAAIARGTVDVALNAAIILFTGVLILVYMVGSLLGFDLKETAVDALLYKNWFWWGLDLIADGLVLIFVAGTWYLLATLITGKKLFMENWARAALLLELIVSWTVWSHHLMSDQGQPGWLKVVSGEMVTAFELITQGLAFFITLATLWSARPLKMSNPLKFLLGGLLGFALAVPAGIMQADLGLNRILHNTQWIIGPHVHVAILVGLSMTLYSAIYFLLPILTNGAKLYSEKLTNIHFWCHLLGGIGMGAFMGMAGLHGMLRRTLYINGEFMPYMVLAAISGALLLIAFIAFLYNIIMTVGINGLLGIFKAPKLRTTDLLPKA comes from the coding sequence ATGAGCTATATAAATACCTTAATGAATGGAGAACTGGGACTTTTCAAACACACCTCCCTCACTCCTATGCAGAAAATTACCCTTCGTTTTGTCGTTGTCGGTCTTCTTTATTACGGGCTGGTGGTGATCGAAGGGATGATCATGCGTATGTATGCTGTCACACCGATTGACGCAGTTACCACAAATCAATATTTTGCCATACTAACAGCACATCCCCTGGTTGGTATCTTTGGATCCACCTACTCCATTGTTTTTGGTGCATTTTTGTTTCTCGTTCCTTTTCTGATGAATAAACCCCTGTGGAGTATCAAAATGGCCAACTGGACGTTCTGGTGCATTGCCATCGGTACCTTTATTTTCTGGGCAGCCGGTTTTATATCACATTATGCACCGCTTTATACCCTATATTGGCCGCTGCCCGCCGATTTTACACAATTCAGTGTAGTAGGTGGTACCTTTTTTATTTTGGGAATTGCCATAGTCATGGTCGGAACAGTGTTGTTTGTTATAAATATTTTTAAAACCATTGTGTATACTCCTGATGGTTGGCAAAAACAACCTGTAGCTGCTTTAATGGGATCAGCGTTTGGGTACAGTGGATTAAAAAATCTCTTTAAGAAAAAGGAAGACCGGAAAGAACATCTTGTATCACTCCCTGTTGCTGCTATTGCAAGAGGTACAGTAGATGTTGCCCTGAATGCCGCAATTATACTTTTTACAGGTGTACTGATACTTGTTTATATGGTAGGGTCTTTACTCGGATTTGATCTGAAAGAAACAGCCGTTGATGCATTGCTTTACAAAAACTGGTTTTGGTGGGGACTTGACCTTATTGCTGATGGTTTGGTGCTGATATTTGTTGCCGGTACCTGGTACCTGCTTGCCACACTGATCACCGGAAAGAAACTTTTTATGGAAAACTGGGCTCGTGCTGCCTTGCTCCTCGAATTGATTGTATCCTGGACGGTTTGGTCACATCACCTAATGAGTGACCAGGGGCAACCCGGATGGCTAAAGGTTGTTTCAGGAGAAATGGTCACAGCTTTTGAACTAATTACTCAAGGTCTTGCATTTTTCATCACACTTGCTACTTTATGGAGTGCACGACCATTGAAAATGTCGAATCCGTTAAAATTCCTGTTAGGTGGTTTACTTGGATTTGCACTTGCGGTTCCGGCTGGTATCATGCAAGCCGATCTTGGACTCAACAGGATATTGCATAATACTCAATGGATCATCGGGCCACATGTGCATGTAGCTATTCTTGTTGGATTAAGCATGACTTTGTATTCAGCTATTTATTTCCTGTTGCCGATTCTAACAAATGGAGCCAAGCTCTATAGTGAGAAACTTACCAATATTCATTTCTGGTGTCATCTGCTTGGCGGTATCGGAATGGGAGCCTTTATGGGAATGGCCGGATTACATGGAATGCTGCGACGCACTTTATACATCAATGGTGAATTCATGCCATACATGGTGCTGGCTGCAATTTCCGGAGCGCTGCTTTTAATTGCTTTTATAGCTTTCCTATATAACATT
- a CDS encoding cytochrome C oxidase subunit II: protein MVDSNTVLQGQTLIYTLYVLAILALMGWFAYRVTTKGPSKVKPAFFYTFVGFLILLGVTIHMVTLHTIPWKPMDMNRENIKADKVFDISVQNHKFQLPAEKMVIKTNDKVLFNVKSADLTYGFGLFRNDNTMVFQMQVLPGHNNDILWQFDRAGVYSIRSTEYSGPAGVFMIEKDVVEVTD, encoded by the coding sequence ATGGTAGACTCGAACACTGTCCTTCAGGGACAAACATTAATTTACACTTTATATGTGCTTGCGATCCTGGCACTGATGGGATGGTTCGCCTATCGTGTAACCACTAAAGGTCCTTCTAAAGTGAAGCCGGCCTTCTTTTACACTTTTGTGGGATTTCTTATCCTGTTGGGTGTAACAATCCATATGGTTACCCTGCATACCATACCCTGGAAACCAATGGATATGAACAGGGAAAACATCAAAGCAGACAAGGTTTTTGACATCAGTGTTCAGAATCACAAATTTCAGCTACCGGCAGAGAAAATGGTGATTAAGACTAATGACAAGGTTTTATTTAATGTTAAATCAGCTGATCTGACCTATGGATTTGGATTGTTTCGTAACGACAATACCATGGTTTTCCAGATGCAGGTTTTACCCGGGCACAACAATGACATTTTATGGCAGTTCGACAGAGCAGGTGTTTACTCTATCCGTTCAACCGAGTACTCCGGTCCTGCCGGTGTGTTTATGATTGAAAAGGATGTTGTCGAAGTAACAGATTAA
- a CDS encoding Rrf2 family transcriptional regulator: protein MFISKTSEHALRILTYMALNSETKFSAKNLFEELHIPKRYLMRLLTDLSKNGFIKATRGRSGGYVFARSLDTIYFSEIIDSVEGLLSFEGCVLGNTVCPVDKPCALHQIWEKPKQTFLETLKTTTLADLSRSKQI, encoded by the coding sequence ATGTTTATCAGCAAAACATCTGAACACGCGCTTCGTATTCTCACTTATATGGCGCTCAATAGCGAAACAAAGTTTTCAGCCAAGAATCTGTTTGAAGAACTTCATATTCCCAAGCGCTATCTCATGCGTTTACTAACCGATTTATCCAAAAACGGATTTATTAAGGCTACCCGTGGTAGAAGCGGTGGTTACGTTTTTGCCAGGTCACTTGACACAATCTATTTTTCCGAAATTATCGATTCGGTGGAAGGACTTTTATCCTTTGAAGGTTGTGTATTGGGCAATACTGTATGCCCGGTTGATAAACCATGTGCATTACATCAAATTTGGGAAAAACCAAAACAGACCTTTCTCGAAACATTAAAGACAACGACACTTGCTGATTTGAGCCGCAGTAAACAAATCTGA
- a CDS encoding efflux RND transporter periplasmic adaptor subunit: MNLRIFIIAILATLLSACSQNQKDDKKASEAASHDEVSLKLTSYNPDYEVFAEAAPFVAGEKSRVLSHFTHIPEFKAVIDGSITIRLIIGNKEVKQKLDQPTRKGIYDFSLIPDTPGKGQIIYDISNSKGKSQLVVEGITVFSKEEDAVKAAQALVKSSPFSAVFTKEQSWKIDFATEMPHSEPFGQVIKTIAQVQSAQGDEIMVSAKTSGILTFSASNVLEGKSVSSGQLLCTVSGSSMAENNSEVRFVEARNNYEKAKADFERMTELAKDKIVSDKDFLVAKNQYENSKAIFDNLKANFSAKGQNISSPMSGFIKQLFVQNGQYVEAGQPIVSISQNKTLVLLAEVQQKYAALLGNISDANIRIPNNDQAFTLAQLNGKVLSYGRNTNSDNYLIPVSIQIDNKGNFISGGFVEMYLKTTANTQALTIPNEALMEEQGNYFVYVQINPELFEKREVFPGATDGLRTELIKGISMNDRIVTRGATLVKLSQASGALDAHSGHVH, translated from the coding sequence ATGAATCTAAGAATTTTCATCATTGCCATACTTGCGACACTGCTTTCAGCCTGTTCGCAGAACCAGAAGGATGATAAAAAAGCTTCTGAAGCTGCCTCGCATGATGAGGTTAGTCTTAAATTAACATCATATAATCCGGACTATGAGGTTTTTGCCGAAGCTGCACCTTTTGTTGCAGGTGAGAAATCCCGTGTGCTTTCACATTTTACGCATATCCCTGAATTTAAAGCAGTTATCGATGGAAGTATAACGATCCGGCTCATTATTGGGAATAAGGAGGTAAAGCAAAAGCTTGATCAGCCTACACGCAAGGGAATCTACGACTTTAGCCTTATTCCCGATACTCCAGGCAAAGGACAGATTATCTATGATATTTCCAATAGTAAAGGAAAATCACAATTGGTGGTTGAAGGAATCACGGTTTTTTCTAAAGAAGAAGATGCTGTAAAAGCTGCCCAGGCTTTGGTGAAATCTTCGCCATTTTCGGCAGTATTTACAAAAGAACAATCATGGAAAATTGATTTTGCCACTGAAATGCCCCATTCTGAACCTTTCGGACAGGTCATTAAAACCATTGCCCAGGTTCAATCAGCGCAGGGCGATGAAATTATGGTTTCAGCAAAAACCAGCGGAATATTAACATTTTCTGCAAGTAATGTGCTGGAAGGCAAAAGTGTTTCATCCGGTCAGCTTTTGTGCACTGTTTCAGGAAGCAGCATGGCTGAGAATAATTCAGAAGTCCGGTTTGTGGAAGCCCGCAATAATTATGAGAAGGCAAAAGCCGATTTTGAGCGGATGACAGAGCTTGCAAAGGATAAAATAGTTTCTGATAAAGATTTTTTAGTGGCAAAAAACCAATATGAAAACTCTAAAGCAATTTTCGACAATCTTAAAGCCAATTTCAGTGCAAAGGGACAAAATATAAGTAGTCCGATGAGTGGATTCATTAAACAACTTTTTGTCCAAAACGGTCAATATGTAGAAGCTGGTCAGCCAATTGTAAGTATTTCGCAAAACAAAACCCTGGTGTTACTCGCGGAAGTGCAGCAAAAATATGCGGCTTTATTGGGTAATATATCTGATGCCAATATTCGCATACCAAATAATGATCAGGCATTTACATTGGCTCAGTTGAATGGAAAAGTATTGTCGTATGGGCGGAATACAAATAGCGACAATTATCTGATCCCAGTAAGTATACAGATTGATAATAAAGGAAACTTCATTTCAGGAGGGTTCGTTGAAATGTATCTTAAAACCACTGCCAATACCCAGGCTTTAACGATCCCCAATGAAGCCTTAATGGAAGAACAAGGCAACTATTTCGTTTACGTTCAGATAAATCCTGAACTTTTCGAGAAACGTGAAGTTTTTCCGGGAGCAACTGATGGCTTAAGAACAGAGCTGATAAAAGGTATTTCCATGAACGACCGGATCGTTACCAGAGGTGCCACACTGGTTAAGCTTTCCCAGGCTTCAGGTGCTTTGGATGCTCATTCAGGACATGTTCATTAA